CCCGGCTATGAGGCGGACGAGGGCTCGTATGAAAGGCTTCGCAACGGGCAGAGGATCATGCTTAAAGGGCTGGGACGCCGTCCCGCCGCGCAGGGAGTATCATTTTCGGGCAAGCTTATAGTCGCCTCGGAAAAGATATTTTCCCTCTGCTCGCCATCGCCCTGCCGCGGGACCTTTGAGCTCGCGCCGGAGGTCAACATCATAATCCGGGGAGGCGGCGCCGAATGATATACGCGCTTGGAGCCTTTGACGGTTTCCATTTAGGCCATCGACGGCTTCTTGAAAGGGCAAGGAAGGAAGCGGAGCATAGGGGGACCGACTGGGGCGTCATCACCTTCGAAGGCCATCCGCGAATGCTTTTAAACCGGGACAAGTTCAAACTGCTCTTCACTCCCCCCGAAAGAGACCTGATCGCCCGCTACCTTGGCATACCGCGCATGGAAAAGATACATTTCACTCATGAATTCGCGGCGCTGGGACCGAGAGAATTTGCGGACTACATCGCTGACAGGTACAGCGTCGAAGGGTTAGTCATAGGCGAGAATTTCCGTTTCGGCAAAGGCCGTTCCGGAGATTTCGAAGTGCTTGCCGGGCTTGCCGGAGAGCGAGGGTGGTCGCTCGACGTCATTCCCTCTTACCGTGTCGACGGCCGCGTCGTCAGCAGCACCGAAACGAGAAAGGCCGTTATGGGGGGAGATATGGAGCTGGCATCGACGCTCCTCGGCTATCCCTTCATCATCAGCGGGACGGTGGTCAGGGGAGAGGCGCGCGGCCGGAGGCTGGGCTATCGCACCGCGAATATATCGGTCAAGGACGGCAAGATATACCCGCCGCACGGCGTTTACGCGGCTGTTTCATATATTGAGGGGGAGTGGCGCGGCGTCGCGCTCAACATCGGCAGCAACCCGACATTTGGCGCGGAGAGGGCTCCTCGCTGCGAGGCGCACGTGATAGGCTTCCGGGATGGGCTTTACGACAAACTTCTCGCACTTTTCATCATCGGGCGCATCCGCGGAGAGAAGAAATTTTCCGGCGCGGACGCGCTTGTCGGTCAGATAGAGGAGGATATCGAGGTCTGCGGCGCCAAATGCGTGAAATATATTGAGGAAAAGAGCGCGGAACTTGGTAATTTTGCCGCAGTTCTTTGACAGTATCAAGCCGCTGTCGTATCATAACTAGGTTATAAATAGAGTGTACGATTTTTGAGGAGGAAGATTTCCCTTGCTGAGAGCTATGCGCAACTACACCAAAATAATAATGATAATAGTAATACTCTTCTTTGTGGCTTCATGCTTCGCGGGATATGGGTTGTATGTACGCGGAAATAAGGGCGGCGCAGGAGACGGCATACGAGACTATCCGGTGGCCGAGGCCAACGGAAAGAACATCATGCGTTCAGATCTTGAGCGCGGCGCGGCGCGCATCTCCGAGCAGTACGGCAGCAGCGTCACCTCCGCGGATTCCCCCCAGATCAGACGGGCCGCTCTTGACGGGCTTGTTATCCAGTCGGAGTTGGAAAAGGAGATCGCCAACAGAAAAATAGACGTATCGGGCGACGAAATAAACGCGGCCTACGCAAAGGCGATGGACAGCTATCCCACGCGCGAGGAGTTCATGGAGTTTTTAAAGCGCAGCGGGATCACCGAGAAGCAGGTAAAGGAAGACATAAAGAAACAGCTTCAGATGCAGAAGCTCATGGAATCGCTTGAAAACGACGTAAAAGTGGACGATAAAGAGGTACGCGCTTTCTATGACACCGCGAAAAACTTCCTCTACAAGCAGCCGGCCGGCGTGATGGTCAATATCGCGACCTTCAAGGATAAGGCGGCAGCCGAGGCGGCGCGGAAGGCGATCGCCGGAGGCGCGAAATGGGACGCCGAGATGGACAAGTACAAGAAAGATATCGAGATGGCCACCTCCTATGACAAACCCATGCTGATGACCGAACAGATGATGCAGCAGAAGGAGCTTGCCGTTCTTAAAGATTACCCGATGGATAAGGTAACTCCC
The window above is part of the Cloacibacillus evryensis DSM 19522 genome. Proteins encoded here:
- a CDS encoding peptidylprolyl isomerase, whose protein sequence is MLRAMRNYTKIIMIIVILFFVASCFAGYGLYVRGNKGGAGDGIRDYPVAEANGKNIMRSDLERGAARISEQYGSSVTSADSPQIRRAALDGLVIQSELEKEIANRKIDVSGDEINAAYAKAMDSYPTREEFMEFLKRSGITEKQVKEDIKKQLQMQKLMESLENDVKVDDKEVRAFYDTAKNFLYKQPAGVMVNIATFKDKAAAEAARKAIAGGAKWDAEMDKYKKDIEMATSYDKPMLMTEQMMQQKELAVLKDYPMDKVTPVESAGENYSYIAVKRSKAVERVLPFNEVSGDVAATIKNQKMQEAQQKFYGELLSRANVKILDASIFPEEKKPEAASADQTEPAASEDKKN
- the ribF gene encoding riboflavin biosynthesis protein RibF, which translates into the protein MIYALGAFDGFHLGHRRLLERARKEAEHRGTDWGVITFEGHPRMLLNRDKFKLLFTPPERDLIARYLGIPRMEKIHFTHEFAALGPREFADYIADRYSVEGLVIGENFRFGKGRSGDFEVLAGLAGERGWSLDVIPSYRVDGRVVSSTETRKAVMGGDMELASTLLGYPFIISGTVVRGEARGRRLGYRTANISVKDGKIYPPHGVYAAVSYIEGEWRGVALNIGSNPTFGAERAPRCEAHVIGFRDGLYDKLLALFIIGRIRGEKKFSGADALVGQIEEDIEVCGAKCVKYIEEKSAELGNFAAVL